A window of Cryptomeria japonica chromosome 3, Sugi_1.0, whole genome shotgun sequence contains these coding sequences:
- the LOC131874023 gene encoding pectinesterase/pectinesterase inhibitor U1-like, whose translation MASSRSGLLCAIMFLAIHGGWAQTSDTITNACSNALYTNFCVSSLSKASGALEADLTQLSVIAVRLSSEVAKPVSRFIEKLKKRNPNVSALEDWSDLLKDTREQLHDSQSELKQLSNVNFMEYVEDVLTRLSGVETNQDTCLSGLKESNVPATLVSSVKDNTDNLTMWITDALAVVSTLRQQGHI comes from the coding sequence ATGGCGTCCTCCAGAAGTGGTCTCTTGTGTGCAATCATGTTTTTAGCAATTCATGGAGGCTGGGCTCAGACTTCCGATACAATTACTAATGCCTGCAGTAATGCCTTATATACAAACTTTTGCGTTTCATCATTGTCCAAAGCTTCTGGGGCTTTGGAGGCAGATTTAACCCAGCTTTCTGTTATTGCAGTCCGTTTGTCTAGTGAAGTAGCGAAACCTGTTTCTAGGTTTATAGAAAAGCTCAAAAAAAGAAATCCCAATGTCTCGGCTCTTGAAGACTGGTCAGATCTGTTGAAGGATACAAGGGAACAGCTTCATGATTCACAGTCAGAACTAAAGCAATTGTCTAATGTCAATTTCATGGAATATGTAGAAGATGTGCTCACAAGGCTGAGTGGTGTGGAGACTAATCAGGATACATGTTTGAGTGGGTTGAAAGAAAGCAATGTTCCTGCAACCTTGGTTTCCAGTGTAAAAGATAATACAGATAATCTGACCATGTGGATTACTGATGCTCTAGCTGTTGTTAGCACTCTTCGGCAACAGGGACACATTTGA